The proteins below come from a single Eriocheir sinensis breed Jianghai 21 chromosome 11, ASM2467909v1, whole genome shotgun sequence genomic window:
- the LOC126997132 gene encoding piggyBac transposable element-derived protein 3-like, with the protein MDVSSFYSPGRQLTRFTHLEVANDAVEKSRSQKIDVVLLPPAAGCRGIESDEEDDDDILDKDWIPNEVSGEVEVHEEEEEDDVAEEDVAKESENEENRRWRKTERLPLQAHCMPQKVGEDHFGKEPYEIFNLFFGPEIIQHITEQTNLYAVRDKNASNFHVTEEEIRKFLGLLLISGYHSLPSENDYWSTSEDLVAPVFAKTMSRDRFRTIKRYLHLADNSNLAGSKMAKVLPLLEMIRSNCQKFGVFHELLSIDESMIPYHGHHSAKQFIRNKPIRFGYKMWMLCGVDGYPYNFSIYCGKEGDSKTRQLGSHVVMSMLQPVESPDHHVVFFDNFFTSHGLLTELTAKGFRACGTVRDNRTGKCPLPSKKEVEKKERGYFDYKSDGTVLCVKWNDNSSVTVASNYYGVNPIHKVERRVRKENKKAVEQPHLIHMYNKGMGGVDV; encoded by the exons ATGGACGTGTCGTCTTTTTACAG CCCTGGTAGACAACTGACTCGATTCACACATCTTGAAGTGGCAAACGATGCGGTTGAGAAAAGCAGAAGTCAGAAAATTGACGTGGTGTTGCTGCCTCCTGCTGCTGGATGTCGGGGTATTGAGAGTGATGAAGAGGATGACGATGATATTTTAGACAAGGATTGGATTCCAAATGAAGTTAGTGGTGAGGTAGAAGttcacgaggaggaagaagaggatgatgttgCTGAGGAAGATGTTGCCAAGGAGAGTGAGAATGAGGAAAATCGGCGatggaggaaaacagaaaggtTACCACTACAAGCACACTGCATGCCGCAGAAGGTGGGAGAAGATCATTTTGGCAAGGAACCTTATGAAATATTCAACTTGTTCTTTGGGCCTGAAATTATCCAACACATTACTGAACAAACAAATTTGTATGCCGTTAGAGACAAGAATGCATCAAACTTTCATGTCACTGAGGAAGAAATACGTAAATTCCTAGGCCTATTGCTTATAAGTGGATACCACAGTCTGCCATCTGAAAATGATTATTGGTCCACAAGTGAAGATTTGGTAGCACCTGTATTTGCCAAAACAATGAGCAGGGACAGATTCCGTACCATCAAAAGGTACCTGCACCTTGCTGATAACTCAAATCTAGCAGGCTCAAAGATGGCCAAGGTCTTGCCCTTACTTGAAATGATAAGAAGTAACTGCCAAAAGTTTGGTGTTTTTCATGAACTACTAAGCATTGATGAATCTATGATTCCGTATCATGGTCATCACTCTGCTAAGCAGTTCATAAGGAACAAACCAATAAGATTTGGCTATAAAATGTGGATGCTATGTGGAGTAGATGGATATCCATACAATTTTTCCATCTATTGTGGCAAAGAGGGTGACTCGAAGACTCGACAACTGGGGTCACATGTCGTGATGTCAATGTTGCAGCCAGTTGAAAGTCCTGACCACCATGTAGTGTTCTTTGACAATTTCTTCACAAGCCATGGATTACTGACAGAACTCACTGCAAAAGGGTTTCGAGCCTGTGGAACTGTTCGAGATAACAGAACAGGCAAGTGTCCTCTCCCCTCaaagaaagaagttgaaaaaaaagaacgaggctATTTTGACTACAAATCAGATGGTACAGTATTGTGTGTCAAATGGAATGACAACTCTAGTGTGACAGTTGCCAGCAACTACTATGGTGTAAATCCAATTCACAAAGTAGAACGACGTGtgaggaaagagaacaagaaagcaGTTGAGCAGCCACATCTCATTCACATGTACAACAAGGGAATGGGAGGCGTTGATGTGTGA